ATGAATGGACTGAAGAACACATTCTACCAGCTGAGAACGTGTAACACTGGCACGCCGATTGACCCTGCTAATGCGCCACCGCATTGGCAAGAGGTCGCCTACGGTTTCACCGCAGAAGAGGTAAACGTGATTATCAAGTTGTTCCGAGAGGGCGCCTATGTGTTCAGATACTATGAGATTGAGAAGCCGGCTACTGAGAATCAGTATGTATCACCGGTCGAATACATGGCAAATTTCTATATGGTCTCCAGTAGtaaggaagaaaaagacctCTTGGAAACATTCGCCACCGTCTTTCACTGCATCGACCCAGCAACCTTCCATGAAGTCTTCCAGCAGGAGATCCCGCATCTCTATGACATGATTTTCGAGCACACAGCTCTGCTCCACATACCTCAGTTTTTCCTTGCCAGCGAGGCAACATCTCCTAGTTTTTGCGGCATGCTCTTGCAGTTTCTCATGGAAAGAATTGACGAGGTTGGCTCTGCGGACGTTAAGAAATCGTCCATTTTGTTGCGGCTCTTCAAACTCGCCTTTATGGCGGTGACTTTGTTCGCCACACAAAACGAACAAGTTCTGTTGCCTCACGTGGTCAGCATTGTCACAAAGTCGATAGAGCTGTCGACCAAAGCAGAGGAGCCTATGAACTACTTCCTTCTGCTACGGTCCCTTTTTAGGAGCATCGGTGGTGGCAAGTTTGAGCAACTCTATAAGCAGATATTGCCCttgctggagatgctgctggatgtTCTCAACAATCTGCTCATGGCTGCACGAAAACCGTCCGAGCGAGACCTCTACGTTGAGCTATGCCTTACCGTCCCGGCGCGGCTCAGTCACCTGCTGCCTCATTTGAGTTTCCTCATGCGCCCATTGGTAGTTGCTCTTCGGGCCGGCACGGACCTTGTTGGGCAGGGCCTCCGAACGTTGGAGCTCTGTGTCGACAATCTGACGGCAGATTATCTCGATCCCATCATGGCACCTGTCATTGATGAGCTCATGACTGCCCTGTTTGATCATCTAAAACCACACCCCTACAGCCACTTTCATGCGCATACCACCATGCGCATCTTGGGAAAACTTGGAGGTAGAAATCGTAAATTCATGACGGGTGCTGTTCCTCTCACATATACCAACTATGCCGACGATGCCTCAAGCTTTGAATTGCGACTCATCGGTTCCAAGAAGGACAGAGCCTTTCCAGCTGATCTGGGCATCGATCTTGCAATACAAAAGCTGATGGAGGTTCCTCGGCACAATAAGGCTAATGCCCAGAATCGGCAGTATGACGAGTACTACAAGAAACAGGCCATTCATTTTATCAAGACTCAGCTGAAGCTGCGTATCGGGTTCGACCAGCTTCCCGAAGATTTCCCTCGCATTGTTAGACTCCAGGCACAAGATTTCTTGAATCGCAAGATGGATATCAACTTCGCTCCATTCGAAGTGTCGAGCCGTGAAAAATCTATCCCCAAGAAAGATGAGCAAGACAAAATCACCAAGAAACTGCTCAAGGCGGTCATGTTTTCGCAGTCAATACCAGATGTTAAGCAGGAATCCGGCGCCTTTCTACTTGACGTGTGCCGGCATTTCGTTCTCATTGAAGTGGGCAGATCTTTGATCGACCTGAAGCGAAACTATAACCCCTTTGACCCGAAAGCCGGCGAAGGTCCGCTAACTATTGACACCCGTGTCTTGTCGGATGCAATCGTCGAATCCTTGGCATCAGATCACCCAGACGTCCGGGAAGCGGCGCAGCAGGCGATCCGGGAACTTTACAAATGCACGGCTCTCATTCTTGGCTCCGAGAGCAATGTCGgccgtctccatctctttAACCACCTAAGCAATACCTTTTGCCACAGTTGCTACGAGGAAGAGTGGTTCACAAAGACGGGGGGGAGCCTTGGCATCAACTTTTTGCTCACAGAGCTTGACTTGGGCGATGCTTGGGTGACGTCTAAGCAGACTGAATTCATTCGCGCTCTGATGTACGTCATCAAGGATATGCCGCTGGACCTCCCGGAAAAGACGAGATGCCTTGCACAGACAAGTCTGGAAGTATTGCTCAGGCGTATCACTAAGAAcatcaagaaggaagatgcCCTGCCAATCCAGCAGCAACCTGGTCAACCGCAGGCCAAGCAGCCCCGCCTCGCCCAAATCTGTATGCAGTTCAACAATGAGCTTTCTCATATGAACAAGTTTGTCCGCGAGACAGCTAAAAATTCGCTGGAGCTTATCGCGAAAGCTGCTGGCTGTGAGGTGTGGCAGCTCGTCGAGCCCTACAAAGAAAGATTTCTTCAGCCTATCTACGCTAAACCTCTTCGTGCCCTTCCCTTCCCGATACAGATTGGATACATCAATGCCATGACATATCATATGGGACTGAAAAATGACTGGGTTACTTTTGACGAGAATCTCAATCGTCTGCTTATGGAGTCGCTCGCATTGGCTGACGCAAACGACGAATCCTTGGCTAACAAACCTGCAGAGTTCAGAACGCATGAACATATCGTCAATTTGCGAGTTTCTTGTATCAAGCTTCTCAGCACTGCGATGACGTTTGAGGAATTTGCCAACAACCCGACCAAGGGTAAGATTCTTTCAGTCTTTTTCAAATGCCTGTATTCCGAATCAAAGCCAACGATCGCGGCGGCAAACGATGCCTTGAAGTCGGTCTTGGCCGTTGACAGACGTCTGCCCAAGGACTTGCTCCAGAGCGGCCTGCGCCCTGTGCTGCAGAGTCTATCGGACCCAAAAAGACTTAATACACATGGGCTGGATAACTTGTCAAGGCTCTTGAAGCTTCTGACAAGCTACTTCAAGGTCGAGATAGGCGCTCGCTTGCTCGATCAGATAGAGTCAATTGTTGAGCCTAATGCGTGGCAGCAAATCTCATTCACATTTTTTGAGCAACATCCTCAAATGAAGGTCATCACCGCTATTCTcaacatcttccatcttctaccagctccagcagaaGCGTTCAAAGACCGCTTAATTGACTGCTTCCTCGGGCTTGAAGAGCGGCTTCGACGAACTCATCAGAGTCCATTCCGGTTGCCAATGTTCCTATACTTGAACCGGTATCCCAAAGAAATTTGGGCTTATCTACTTGGTAAGCTGGATGATCTGAAATATGGCCGACTTCTAGCCCAAGTTCTCCTACACCCAGACAGCACGCCGTTGAGGGAGACTGCCGTGGAAAATTTGGAAGGGTTGATCGCAAAATGCAACGAGATTGTTGGGCAGAACAACGAAAAGAAATAcgttgccattgtcaacacGATTCACATTCTCCACTCAATCGGCCAATTCCCAGCCTCTAGTGCTTGGATGGATAAGAAGGAACACCTCAACTGGCTGAAAGCCATTGGGAGAGACCTCGAAGCAAACATTCGAGGCTATTCGCTTCCAGCCTTTGTGCGACTGCCTGGTTATCAAGCCGCCGAGCAACTGATGAATATTCTCGTCAAGTCTCTGGAGAGATCACCGAGAGACTTGGATGCTCTATTCAACTTGGTGGAGTCCGTTGCCGCCGAGGAGCTTCGTTCGACTCAGCCTTTATTCTCCTTCATCTACGAAAAGATCATCTGCAGCGACTCCATGGAGTTTTGGAAATCGACGTTCCTTCGCTGCCTTGAAACTTACTCAGGGAAGACTGCGTCGAATAAAACAAAATACTTCTTACTCCACTACATTGTTAATCCGATTGTCGCCACAGATGTCATGCGGCATTGGGGCCAGTCAGAACAGAATAGGGTTCAGAGGCTGATGGATCGATCGATCATCGATGCCGTGAGCACTAAGATCTGGAAAGTACACCCCGAGATGACCCCAGATGATTTGGCCCAGCCAGGAATCGACCACATACGGTTTGAGGTGCTCCAACTGTCGGCAATGCTTGTCAAATATTACCACGCAACACTCCAAGAGGCACGCAAAGACATTATCAAATTTGGGTGGACATTTATACGCCTAGACGACATCATCAATAAGCATGCAGCGTACGTCGTGATAGGGTATTTCATTGCTCACTACGAAACGCCTCCGAAGATCGTCAGCCAGGTATACTTGTCGCTACTCAAGACTAATTCTAATGAGGGCCGAGCACTGGTGACGCAGGCATTGGAGCTCATTGCTCCGGTTCTGCCCAAACGCTGTGGCACGGGCCCTAATGATAGGAGCACACCATGGGCCGTAGCACCGCGTCGCATCTTGGCTGACGAAGGCCAAAACATGCAGCAGATGACAAGCAtcttccatttccttgtGCGGCATCCTGAACTTTTCTACGACGCTCGCGATAAGTACGCCGTTCTCATCATCACGTCCTTGAGAAAGGTTGCTGCACCGCCAAACCCTTCTCATGAGAGTAAAAAGCTCGCCCTGAACATGATGTGGCTGATTTGGACCTGGGAACAATGGCGGATCGAGGGCAAAACATCACCTCTTCTGACGACGAGATCGCTATCTGAGTCGCCGGTTTCGAGGAAACGAAAGCTGGACAGCGGCGATCAACCAATGACATCCCCCTCGGCAACTAGGCAAACAGCGGATCGACCAGAGTATCAAATCCCACCGCTTTTCCGCCTCAAGATGGTTAAATACTTGGTTGAGTTCATTGCGCAGCTTAACGAAAGGTATCAACTGCCATCGGCTAAGCCCCGTGGATCCCCAGCTGGTGCTCTTCCGCAGGCCGGACCCAATATGACGGAGCTTTGCAAGAAAGCCATGGCGCTTCTCTACAACCTCGTACAACCCCAATGCTGGGGagacctcgacctcgacttGTTTCCCAACGTCACTGATGTTATCCTTGCTCACGATAGGACACAGGCGGCTCTTAACGCTGATCCAACTGATAAGGAAAAATACGACGAAAAGTtcctcaccaacatcatcaataCGCTGCAAGTGGTCCGCATTCTTCTGAACTTCAAGTCGGACGAGTGGATACAAAGGAGCATCGCTCCAATCCAAAAGGTCTTGGAGAAATGTCTCAAGTCGGAAAATCCAGAAGTTCAAGATTGTCTGCACCTCGCTGACAAGGAGTACGATGATGGACGAGAGCTGAAGTCCATCGTTCGACGAATTCTCGATGCGGTGCCTGAAGATACGCCTATGGAGGACGCGGATGCTGAGGGTGAATCCGAGGTTCAAACATCTGAAATTGTTGCCTACCTCTCACAGGTAGCAACAGAGCAGATGAACAGCAATCTCTACGTTTCGGGTGTCAACATCTTGTGGTCACTAGGCAATCGCAAGCCTGCCATCATTGATCAACATATCCCTTCGCTTATGAAAGCTATGCAGAGCAAGCATGCACGAGAGCATGTACAGCACTACAGCGCCTTGGCGAATCAGGCAACTGGTGTCCAACGCACTCAAGAAGCCAACGGCACCACTGGGGAGCTCTCTGCGTATGAGCTTGAGATGCAAACTAAACTGATGATCAAAGAGATCCAAGTCGTGGCATTGAGGATGGAAACTCTAGGCGACAATCGACGACCTTTCCTAAGCGTTTTGGCGACTCTTGTTGAAAAATCCATGCACATTGAGCTCTGCACGGAAATTTTGGGCATGGTAGAAGGTTGGGTTTTTAGATCTGAAGGTACCTGGCCGACACTTAAAGAAAAAACGGCGGTTCTTCATAAGATGTTGTCCTTCGAGCACAGGCAAGATCCCACAATGCTTTCTAAGTTTCTGGAGTTGGTGATTCGCATCTACGAGGATCCCAAGATTACCCGGACGGAGTTGACAGTACGGATGGAGCACGCTTTTCTCATTGGCACAAGAGCTGTTGATGCGGAAATGCGAAATCGTTTCATGGCGATTTTCGACAAGAGCTTGTCCAAGACAGCTAGCATCCGCCTCTCATACGTGTTGACGTCGCAAAATTGGGATACTCTTGCGGATTCTTACTGGCTTGCCCAGGCCAACCACCTTTTGCTGGGAGCCGTGGAAATGAATACCAACATACAGCTCCATGCTGATGATTTCAAAGTCATCGCCCCATCTCAGCTGGCTGCAGTCTATCCCAAAGACAAGGATACGAGAGAGCCAACCAACATGGTTGACGAGAAATTCGAGACACTCATGGCTAGCCATCGGCGATTCATGGCCGAGCTGGGAGATGTGAAGGTCCGAGATATTATCGAGCCGTTGACACAACTACAGCATATCGACAACCCGCTGGCTCATCAACTCTGGGTGGTCGTATTCCCAATGTATTGGTCTGCCACTCTGCGAGATGAAAGGCCAGAGCTCCAGCGCGGCATGGTCGCGCTTCTCACAAAAGACTACCATAGCCGTCAAATAGAGAAGCGTCCCAATGTTGTTCAGTCCTTGATAGAGGGAGCCGCAAAGACTTGGCCAGAGTGTCGACTTCCTCCGCATGTCTTGAAGTTTGAGGCGAAGACGTACGATGCTTGGTATACAGCCCTCGTACAGCTCGAGAATGCATCGATTAAACCGGGGCCCGATTCGGCCACTGTCCGCGAGAGCAATCTCGATGCACTGGTGGATCTCTACGCATCTCTGCAGGAAGACGATCTTTTCTACGGGACTTGGCGTCGTCGTTCTCAGTTTGTAGAGACCAACGCTGGTCTTTCATACGAGCAGAATGGAATGTGGGACAAGGCTCAGAAACTGTACGAGACAGCACAGATCAAAGCCAGAACTGGCGTGATCCCGTTCTCTCAAGCCGAATACATGATCTGGGAGGACCACTGGGTCCTTTGTGCTCAAAAGCTGCAGCAATGGGAGATCCTGCAGGATTTTGCCAAGCACGAGAATTTCCAAGACTTACTTCTCGAATGCGCCTGGCGCAACACGGAAATGTGGCAGGACGAGCAGCACCGCGAGGCTCTggacaacatcatcaaaggAGTCATGGATGCCCCCACGCCGCGACGAGCCTTCTTCCAGGCGTTCATGTCTCTACTCAAGTTTCACAACCAGCAAGAGGCGGCAACCGACTTTGCGCGCGTGTGCGACGAAGCTATACAGTTGTCCATTAGGAAATGGCATCAGCTTCCGGTTCGATTGACCAACGCCCATATCCCTCTGCTCCAGAATTTCCAACAGTTGGTGGAGCTGCATGATGCCAGTGTCATCTGTCAGAGTTTGGCCAACACTAATGCATCTAACCTCGATGTTAAATCCGGAGagctcaagctgctgctcggcGCCTGGCGTGATCGTCTTCCCAACATCTGGGATGACATCACAGCTTGGCAAGACTTGGTAACTTGGAGGCAACACATtttcaacctcatcaaccagacatacctccagctgcttccacagcaaggccagcaaaATGCAGGAGGGGCTTCATTCGCCTACCGTGGCTTCCACGAGACAGCTTGGATCATCAACCGCTTCGCTCATGTCGCACGCAAGCACAGCCTACCGGAAGTCTGCATCAACCAACTCAGCCGCATCTACACGCTTCCAAACATAGAAATTCAGGAGGCATTCTTGAAACTTCGGGAGCAAGCCCGATGCCATTACGAAAACCCAGAGGAACTGAACAGCGGTTTGGAAGTCATCAACAATACAAACTTGAACTATTTCAATCCTCAGCAGAAAGCCGAGTTCTACACCTTGAAGGGCATGTTCCTCGAGAAACTCGAGCTTAAAGAGGAGGCCGACGCAGCTTACGGTACCGCGCTCTATTTCGACATTGGAGCGGCCAAGGCTTGGGCAGAGTGGGGATACTTCAACGACAGAAAGTTCAAGGAGGATCCTTTGGATGTAAATGCAGCCAGACAAGCTCTGACCTCTTACCTCCAAGCCGCAAGCAGCTACAAGAGTGCCAAGTCACGAAAGCTCCTCTCTAGGATCCTATGGCTCCTCAGCTTGGACGATGCTAAGGGCTCTATTGCTGCTGGATTCGACGACTTCAAAGGCGAGACTCCAACATGGTACTGGATCTCGTTCATTCCTCAGCTATTGACGGGCCTGGGCTACAAAGAGGCTCCACGTGTCTACCAGATCCTTCTTGGAATCGCAAAGTCATATCCCCAGGCTCTTTACTTCCAACTCAGGACAAACAGGGAAGATATGATGGCTATCAAGAAAACTCAGGAAGCGAAGGAGAAGGCACGACTACGCAGTCAATCCGCTACAGCTAACGGCAAACCCAGCTCTGCTTCCCCATTGCAGACAAAACAAGAAGCGCCCAAGGCTGAGGGAGCAGCATCACGCCCAGGTACCGCCAGTGGTGGCGATGCAGCTCACATTAAGACGGAGAATGGCGAGGCGAATGGTGGCACGGCATCAGCAACGCCCGCACCGGCACCGGCAGGCCAAGAGCAATCTCAGGCTCTCGCTCAAAGTGGTCAAGCGCAGGCccagccagcagctcaaAACCAGAAGAGACCGCCGTGGGAATTGACTGAGGAAGTCATGTCAGTGCTCAAGACGGCTTTCCCACTGCTGGCGCTGTCCATGGAGACTATGGTTGATCAGATTCAAAAGCACTTTAAATGTCCTCCAGACGAAGATGCATACCGCCTCATTGTCGCACTGCTTAACGATGCCTTGACGTACGTGAGCAGAACCCCTGCGTCTTTTGCCAAGAGCGTCAAGCTTCCCTCTGCCACGGAGACGAACATTACGCGGTTTGCCGAGACGATCTTGCCCAACCATATAAAGAAGTCGTTTGAGGCCGATTTTGTCGAGGTGAAGCCGACCATGTATGAGTACATCCACAAGCTGAGGCGCTGGAGGACCAAATttgaagagaagctggatcGTCGGATCGTGCACACGCCTCTCGAAGCCTTTTCACCCCACCTCAGCGAGTTCCGATACCAAAAGTTTGATGAGGTGGAGATTCCTGGACAATATCTTCAGCACAAGGACAAGAACCAGGACTTTATTCGGATAGAACGATTCCTGCCCAATGTCGATTTAATACGCTCAGTTAATGCCTCGTATCGCAGACTCAAGATGCGTGGTCACGATGGTAGCATTCACTCATGGGCTGTGCAGCATCCGGCCGCT
This genomic stretch from Trichoderma breve strain T069 chromosome 1, whole genome shotgun sequence harbors:
- a CDS encoding FAT domain-containing protein — protein: MSGTTIDDVVKRLSTADIDTRLKVEAATTLRDSLDAYTNGPIYEPFLKRLMPIFINILRGPCIFQSNSPEQKLRNCILEVLHRLPTNMAPTEPFKPYAEEIVDLLMQLVRTDNEDNASLCVKITSDIMRHQHQVLQGKVQPFLNLIQELFDQMEKVVMEQLDNASLAPNPQPGAPSTPGSTQANFQSPRPGSPVASGMQSFKVLSECPIIVVSIFQVYRNTVAHNVPRFVPLIKGFLSLQASAQKQAHDDAAARGDIHTGVSSGIKNRAAFGDFITAQIKTMSFLAYLLRQYASQLKDFLHLLPDIVIRLLKDCPREKSGTRKELLIAIRHIINYNFRKIFLPKIDELLDERTLTGDGLTVYETMRPLAYSMLADLIHHVRDSLTPEQIRKTVEVYTRNLQDNFPGTSFQTMSAKLLLNMAECIAKLPNKVDARHYLMMILNAIGDKFAAMNRQYPNAVKLSKLYHQQAEAGAPESYLADKEHPPDWDETDIFSAVPIKISNPRDRGADPVGDNKFLFRNLMNGLKNTFYQLRTCNTGTPIDPANAPPHWQEVAYGFTAEEVNVIIKLFREGAYVFRYYEIEKPATENQYVSPVEYMANFYMVSSSKEEKDLLETFATVFHCIDPATFHEVFQQEIPHLYDMIFEHTALLHIPQFFLASEATSPSFCGMLLQFLMERIDEVGSADVKKSSILLRLFKLAFMAVTLFATQNEQVLLPHVVSIVTKSIELSTKAEEPMNYFLLLRSLFRSIGGGKFEQLYKQILPLLEMLLDVLNNLLMAARKPSERDLYVELCLTVPARLSHLLPHLSFLMRPLVVALRAGTDLVGQGLRTLELCVDNLTADYLDPIMAPVIDELMTALFDHLKPHPYSHFHAHTTMRILGKLGGRNRKFMTGAVPLTYTNYADDASSFELRLIGSKKDRAFPADLGIDLAIQKLMEVPRHNKANAQNRQYDEYYKKQAIHFIKTQLKLRIGFDQLPEDFPRIVRLQAQDFLNRKMDINFAPFEVSSREKSIPKKDEQDKITKKLLKAVMFSQSIPDVKQESGAFLLDVCRHFVLIEVGRSLIDLKRNYNPFDPKAGEGPLTIDTRVLSDAIVESLASDHPDVREAAQQAIRELYKCTALILGSESNVGRLHLFNHLSNTFCHSCYEEEWFTKTGGSLGINFLLTELDLGDAWVTSKQTEFIRALMYVIKDMPLDLPEKTRCLAQTSLEVLLRRITKNIKKEDALPIQQQPGQPQAKQPRLAQISKNSLELIAKAAGCEVWQLVEPYKERFLQPIYAKPLRALPFPIQIGYINAMTYHMGLKNDWVTFDENLNRLLMESLALADANDESLANKPAEFRTHEHIVNLRVSCIKLLSTAMTFEEFANNPTKGKILSVFFKCLYSESKPTIAAANDALKSVLAVDRRLPKDLLQSGLRPVLQSLSDPKRLNTHGLDNLSRLLKLLTSYFKVEIGARLLDQIESIVEPNAWQQISFTFFEQHPQMKVITAILNIFHLLPAPAEAFKDRLIDCFLGLEERLRRTHQSPFRLPMFLYLNRYPKEIWAYLLGKLDDLKYGRLLAQVLLHPDSTPLRETAVENLEGLIAKCNEIVGQNNEKKYVAIVNTIHILHSIGQFPASSAWMDKKEHLNWLKAIGRDLEANIRGYSLPAFVRLPGYQAAEQLMNILVKSLERSPRDLDALFNLVESVAAEELRSTQPLFSFIYEKIICSDSMEFWKSTFLRCLETYSGKTASNKTKYFLLHYIVNPIVATDVMRHWGQSEQNRVQRLMDRSIIDAVSTKIWKVHPEMTPDDLAQPGIDHIRFEVLQLSAMLVKYYHATLQEARKDIIKFGWTFIRLDDIINKHAAYVVIGYFIAHYETPPKIVSQVYLSLLKTNSNEGRALVTQALELIAPVLPKRCGTGPNDRSTPWAVAPRRILADEGQNMQQMTSIFHFLVRHPELFYDARDKYAVLIITSLRKVAAPPNPSHESKKLALNMMWLIWTWEQWRIEGKTSPLLTTRSLSESPVSRKRKLDSGDQPMTSPSATRQTADRPEYQIPPLFRLKMVKYLVEFIAQLNERYQLPSAKPRGSPAGALPQAGPNMTELCKKAMALLYNLVQPQCWGDLDLDLFPNVTDVILAHDRTQAALNADPTDKEKYDEKFLTNIINTLQVVRILLNFKSDEWIQRSIAPIQKVLEKCLKSENPEVQDCLHLADKEYDDGRELKSIVRRILDAVPEDTPMEDADAEGESEVQTSEIVAYLSQVATEQMNSNLYVSGVNILWSLGNRKPAIIDQHIPSLMKAMQSKHAREHVQHYSALANQATGVQRTQEANGTTGELSAYELEMQTKLMIKEIQVVALRMETLGDNRRPFLSVLATLVEKSMHIELCTEILGMVEGWVFRSEGTWPTLKEKTAVLHKMLSFEHRQDPTMLSKFLELVIRIYEDPKITRTELTVRMEHAFLIGTRAVDAEMRNRFMAIFDKSLSKTASIRLSYVLTSQNWDTLADSYWLAQANHLLLGAVEMNTNIQLHADDFKVIAPSQLAAVYPKDKDTREPTNMVDEKFETLMASHRRFMAELGDVKVRDIIEPLTQLQHIDNPLAHQLWVVVFPMYWSATLRDERPELQRGMVALLTKDYHSRQIEKRPNVVQSLIEGAAKTWPECRLPPHVLKFEAKTYDAWYTALVQLENASIKPGPDSATVRESNLDALVDLYASLQEDDLFYGTWRRRSQFVETNAGLSYEQNGMWDKAQKLYETAQIKARTGVIPFSQAEYMIWEDHWVLCAQKLQQWEILQDFAKHENFQDLLLECAWRNTEMWQDEQHREALDNIIKGVMDAPTPRRAFFQAFMSLLKFHNQQEAATDFARVCDEAIQLSIRKWHQLPVRLTNAHIPLLQNFQQLVELHDASVICQSLANTNASNLDVKSGELKLLLGAWRDRLPNIWDDITAWQDLVTWRQHIFNLINQTYLQLLPQQGQQNAGGASFAYRGFHETAWIINRFAHVARKHSLPEEAFLKLREQARCHYENPEELNSGLEVINNTNLNYFNPQQKAEFYTLKGMFLEKLELKEEADAAYGTALYFDIGAAKAWAEWGYFNDRKFKEDPLDVNAARQALTSYLQAASSYKSAKSRKLLSRILWLLSLDDAKGSIAAGFDDFKGETPTWYWISFIPQLLTGLGYKEAPRVYQILLGIAKSYPQALYFQLRTNREDMMAIKKTQEAKEKTKQEAPKAEGAASRPGTASGGDAAHIKTENGEANGGTASATPAPAPAGQEQSQALAQSGQAQAQPAAQNQKRPPWELTEEVMSVLKTAFPLLALSMETMVDQIQKHFKCPPDEDAYRLIVALLNDALTYVSRTPASFAKSVKLPSATETNITRFAETILPNHIKKSFEADFVEVKPTMYEYIHKLRRWRTKFEEKLDRRIVHTPLEAFSPHLSEFRYQKFDEVEIPGQYLQHKDKNQDFIRIERFLPNVDLIRSVNASYRRLKMRGHDGSIHSWAVQHPAARHCRREEKILQLFRHLNQTLSRKKESRRRDLQFTLPLMVPLAPHIRIVQEDTSYITLHGVYEDHCRRMGMSKDEPVLFTLEKLRGVLESKGGQTKPELTPTARLEVFNAIQEKWVPPTVALEYFQQAFPQFAEFWLFRRQFSYQLSALTFMTYILYMHNRYPAKMNIARGSGNIWGSELMSFMSASKPFFHNPEPVPFRLTPNLQTLMGPLAMEGIFACSVMAIARCLTEPEHELEHALTLFVRDEMMFWLMNSHRSGISENQLRDSVQLNSDSIVKRAISLAHNPSGNLPANQTVIDAIAKAVNPMNLAQCDALWMPYL